The genomic window TTTGTTCACCGCTCTTCCAGCCACCTCGACGCTGAACCTGAAGACCACCCAGTCTGGCGGGCAGTACCTGCACGAGCTGGAACTGCAGAATGTCCCCTCTCCTTTTGACGGAACGCCCAACTTCATCGTCAAGCTCTACACCCAGGGATTGGCCGGAGGCGGCATGCGGCTGTTGCTCTCATGCCAACCGATGCCCAACCCGAACGATGTGCTCAAAAACAAGCCAGCCAACGTCACCACCGTCGTGCTGTTTGAGGAATTGCTTCAATGCGACTGGCGCCTCTACGTACCCGCCACACAGCAGTGGGTCACGGTCTGGGCGGAGGAGAACCCCACCGCTGCACCGATGGTTTTTCAACATCCGCCTCTCGTGGAGTTGGTGCTGGAGCAGCCAGGGGAAGAAAGCCTCCGACAGGTCTTCTGGATAGCCCCGTCCCAGCCTCTGACACTGATCCAGCCTGCTCCGGTTGGCAACACACTGCCCAACGGGCAGCCTGCTGCGCAGATACCCAACGGGCAGATCAATGTACAGGCCCCTGCCCTGCCCAGCGGCCAGACCGGCCTTCGCTGAAGCCCCTGCGGGCAGGCTGCGGGTGACAAATGTGTGTCGAAAATCCCTTCTCGCAGGCTTTTCCCCTTCTTGCGCCGGTGCTGGTGGCTCGCGTCTTGCTGCGCTGCACAAAACTACCATTTGAGCGCTAGCCGCATCCGTGTATGAAGCCTTTCTGGAGATTTCTGGAAACCTTCTTGAAAAATCCCCATTAATTAGCAAAACTTAAATAATCCTATCCACATGGACGAACTCACCATCTCGCGCGTCATCGGACGCGAAATCATCGACTCTCGCGGCAACCCCACTGTTGAAGTGGATGTTTACATCGAAGGCGGTGCCATGGGCCGTGCGGCAGTCCCCAGCGGTGCCAGCACAGGCGAGCACGAAGCGCTCGAACTGCGCGACGGCGACAAGAAGCGTTTCCTCGGCAAAGGCGTGCTGAAGGCTGTTGATGCCGTGAACAACGAGCTGGCAGACGCCCTCATCGGCGCCGACGCACAGGATCAGGTGGGCATCGACAAAGCCATGCTGGAAGTCGACGGCACCAAGACCAAGGCCAAGTGCGGTGCAAACGCCATCCTGGGCGTCTCCCTCGCCGTAGCCAAGGCCGCCGCAGCCACCCTGGGAGTGCCTTTCTACAAGTACATCGGCGGCCCGAACGCCAAGGTGCTTCCCGTACCGATGATGAACATCATCAACGGTGGCGCACACTCTGATGCCCCGATCGACTTCCAGGAGTTCA from Prosthecobacter vanneervenii includes these protein-coding regions:
- a CDS encoding prepilin-type N-terminal cleavage/methylation domain-containing protein; protein product: MKAPRLKALRSSRSKAFTLLEMIIVLGITALVITAIYTITQGTLTLADDVHRAEARDTRKHAFATFCESLFTALPATSTLNLKTTQSGGQYLHELELQNVPSPFDGTPNFIVKLYTQGLAGGGMRLLLSCQPMPNPNDVLKNKPANVTTVVLFEELLQCDWRLYVPATQQWVTVWAEENPTAAPMVFQHPPLVELVLEQPGEESLRQVFWIAPSQPLTLIQPAPVGNTLPNGQPAAQIPNGQINVQAPALPSGQTGLR